A single Drosophila miranda strain MSH22 chromosome XR, D.miranda_PacBio2.1, whole genome shotgun sequence DNA region contains:
- the LOC108150922 gene encoding UDP-glucuronosyltransferase, with translation MRLLQLLMALSLLCGAISCANILAVLPSVWKSHYLFGRRLLQELVDSPRNHSITLISPHALEAGGVDAELPNIREIRIEGLKENWVGMGMSFEPEQMRSQSVMERFTRLIYAGTTNVDLLLSDQQVRKLLTSGEQFDLLIVDLFLSDALLGLAYYYGVPTVAISPTGANSWLNNMFGNPQSSSLDPSNFLPFTERMNTQQRIVNSLMSTFERLTYNFFHLISQQTVYSKHFEMLVQELPLYRDLTKNLSLALINSHPGLNYPRAYLPNMVEVGGLHLTARTDLRPLPNHLLSFMESAAGGCIYMSLGADVQTAQLPSEKLAIFMDVFGHLKEFHFVLKWENEDFVSSLELPENVMIANWWPQQAILSHTLVKLFISSCGQLSVWESIMGETPILAIPILAEQEVMAKRLQLNGVSLTVNYDAIAYDALLHGIRQLTLNTSYAESLVKVRKRLGGPSPSSLAVGQIELILDSGGADFLKSHANTLNYWRLEGLDVLVIITIGFVGILTIPFLVISCILRKSYYSEACQDQLPPYRSTLKVVGRVHSYGEPGGTPAEPLRRTRSAQSLSARSSSSSFSSNTTPPTTASTTPLDMTPPPPAVVQLLGHVPSPLQLYVHQQQQQQQQQIYSNSDLSNRQQASQDDNTERRFS, from the exons ATGCGTTTGCTGCAGCTGTTGATGGCCCTGTCGCTGCTATGCGGCGCCATCTCCTGTGCCAACATCCTGGCCGTGCTGCCCAGTGTCTGGAAGTCGCACTATCTTTTTGGCCGACGACTGCTGCAGGAGCTGGTGGACAGTCCGCGGAATCATTCGATCACTCTGATCAGTCCGCATGCCTTGGAGGCGGGTGGAGTGGATGCGGAACTGCCAAACATCAGGGAAATACGCATTGAGGGGCTCAAGGAAAACTGGGTGGGTATGGGCATGAGCTTTGAGCCGGAACAGATGCGGTCGCAGAGTGTGATGGAGCGTTTCACGCGGCTCATTTATGCGGGCACCACCAATGTGGATTTGTTGCTGTCGGATCAGCAGGTGCGGAAGCTGCTGACCAGCGGCGAGCAGTTTGATCTATTGATTGTTGATTTGTTTCTAAGCGATGCCCTCTTGGG CCTGGCCTACTACTATGGCGTACCCACCGTTGCAATCAGTCCCACCGGTGCCAATTCCTGGCTAAACAACATGTTCGGCAATCCCCAATCATCGTCCCTGGATCCAAGCAACTTTCTGCCCTTCACAGAGCGCATGAATACCCAACAGCGGATCGTCAATAGCCTCATGAGCACTTTCGAGCGTCTAACCTACAA CTTCTTTCATTTGATCTCCCAGCAGACGGTCTACTCGAAACACTTTGAGATGCTGGTGCAGGAACTGCCGCTTTATCGGGATCTAACGAAGAATCTCAGTTTGGCTCTGATAAACTCTCATCCCGGCCTAAACTATCCGCGTGCCTATTTGCCCAATATGGTGGAGGTGGGTGGCCTCCACTTGACGGCTCGCACGGACCTACGCCCATTACCGAAC CATCTCCTGTCGTTTATGGAGTCTGCTGCGGGGGGTTGCATCTACATGAGTCTCGGCGCCGATGTCCAGACAGCGCAGTTGCCCAGCGAAAAGTTGGCCATATTCATGGATGTTTTCGGTCACCTCAAGGAGTTCCATTTCGTGCTAAAGTGGGAAAACGAGGATTTTGTATCGAGTCTGGAGCTGCCGGAGAATGTGATGATTGCCAATTGGTGGCCCCAGCAGGCGATATTGTCGCACACGCTGGTCAAGCTGTTCATCAGCAGCTGCGGCCAGTTGAGCGTATGGGAATCCATTATGGGCGAGACGCCCATTCTGGCCATACCCATACTGGCCGAACAGGAGGTGATGGCCAAGCGTCTGCAGCTGAATGGGGTCTCGCTGACGGTTAACTACGATGCCATAGCCTATGATGCCCTGCTGCACGGCATCCGGCAACTAACACTGAACACCAGCTATGCGGAGAGTTTGGTCAAAGTAAGGAAACGTCTTGGTGGACCCTCGCCATCCTCTCTGGCCGTTGGCCAAATTGAGCTCATTCTGGACTCGGGTGGCGCGGATTTCCTCAAGTCCCATGCAAATACTCTTAATTACTGGCGTCTGGAGGGCCTGGATGTGCTCGTGATCATTACCATCGGCTTTGTTGGTATTCTGACTATTCCGTTTTTGGTTATTTCTTGCATCCTACGCAAGTCGTACTACAGCGAAGCGTGCCAGGATCAGCTGCCGCCCTATCGTTCCACCCTGAAAGTAGTGGGCAGGGTTCATAGCTATGGCGAGCCAGGTGGCACTCCAGCAGAGCCCCTGAGACGCACTCGCTCGGCCCAGTCCCTTTCGGCACGCTCCAGCTCgtccagcttcagctccaaCACGACACCGCCAACAACAGCATCGACCACACCGTTGGATATGACACCACCGCCGCCAGCGGTGGTGCAACTCCTGGGGCATGTACCATCGCCGTTGCAGCTGTATGttcatcaacagcagcagcagcagcagcagcagatatACTCAAACTCCGATTTAAGCAATCGACAACAAGCATCACAAGATGACAACACAGAACGAAGGTTTTCATAG